The genome window TCTCAACCGAAAAAATGGCGAAAGCCACCGACTGGTGCGGTGTCAAATCAGGACGAGATTTTGATAAGTTCAAAGAATGCGGTTTTACTGCTGTTCCGGCTCAAAAAGTAGTAGCCCCACTGGTAGGAGAGTCCCCGGTAGCCATCGAATGTAGGGTCTCTGAAATTAAGGAATTGGGAAGTCACGACATGTTTCTGGCCGAAGTCCTGTCTGTGAGCGTAGATGACCAGTTCCTGGACGGTTCCAACGGTGCCTTTGATATGGGGGCTGCCGGCCTCATCGCCAGCTCTCACGGAAAATACTGTGGTTTGAAAGAACCATTGGGTCACTTCGGCTATTCAGTCAAAAAGCCGAAAAAGAAAAGTAAAAAACCTTCCCGTAAAAAAAAGCCCCAACGAAGCTGAATTACTCCTGATTTTTCTCCAGAGCCCGCTCATAAAAATCTTCAATGGCCCACATCATCCGGTAGTCGGGCCAACCGATCATAAGAGACTCACAAAGGATGAGAACATTCTCCCAACTTTCCCTTCCATACCAGACTAAAAGCTCCTGATAAATCAGCTCTGGAAGGAATGGATCATCGGGCATGCGGTTTTTTGCCTCCATTGAGATGGCAATTACGGCATCCTGCATTCTGTCCGCTTCCTGGACATGATTAAAGTATTCAACTGCATAATCTCCAATTTCCATCATAACAGTTTGAGCATGCCATAAAACTTCCGCTCTGGTACTCCCCCAGGTCAGTTCGGGATGTTCTTGGATTCTCGAAGTCAACTCCTGATAATCTTCTCCCTTCATGGCTTTTTCACTGATCATATCTCCCCAGCTTTGAAATGGTTCCTGGCTGGCCTGCCCCATAAGATTATCCAGCCGCTTATAAAGCACATTGATTTCCCTCTGATAACGGGCTTTTCTGAAATCCTTTAAGAATCGGTAACTCTCTTCCAGACTATCCCTTGGCCCCTGAAAGGAAGGGTCCAGAGCCAAGGCTTCCTGAAAACTCTTACTAGCCAGATCATACTCTTCGCCGTCCAGAGACAAGAGTCCTTTATAGTAGAACTGAAGAGCTTCCTGAGAGGCGGACATTCCCATTCCATTTGGTGTGACCCCGTAAAAACCTCCCAGGGCCCAGGCCAGAGACGCTTCCAAATCAAAATACTCCTGAATAGTGCTATCTCTGGATACGGCAAAAAGGATTTCTCCGCTGGTCGTATCTATCACCTTAACTGAAACCCTGATCCTGCCATCTAAAACGAGATAACTTCCCCGTATCAACTGGGTTGCATTCAATATTTTCCCCAGTTCTAGAGCCGTCGATTCATCGCTAATACCACTTAATCCCAACTTCTGTTCTTTCAATACAGACTCAAGATCCTCCCTCTCAACAAGGGTAATCTGAGGTGAAACAAGGCGGCTACCCAGACCATCGGCAAAAGCCCTGGACATCCATTGCTCTTCGGGGTGACCGGCCGTATTTTCAAAGTGAAAAATCGTGATAACCTGCTCTGAGTTTCCCCAGAGCAAGACTGAGGCAGAAATAAAAACCCCCAGAAATAGAATTCGCATCGTCGTTCTATTCATCCCTCAGAAGCTCCCGGTCTATGGCAGCGGAAAATTCCTCATCTGATGCAAAGCGATGAAGAACCTTCTGTGCCGCACGCTCTCGGGCTTGTTCATAATTCAAGCCGCCATCTTTTACGGGACCATAGACTCTGGTGAAAATAAGAACTCCATACTGCATGAAGCTAACCGTACCCGTTACTTTTGAAAAAGAAATCCCCCCACCATCTTCTAACTGAGGATAATCAGAAACCTCCCAGTCGAGCTTTATTTCATAGGGCGTTTTCTTGCCACCAGGAAGAAGTTTCAGTGGCAGTTTTTTACCATTTAGGGCCGAAAGAAAGGAAACATTCAGACCAGAGGATTCATCCAGCCCGGAAGGAACGGGAACAGAAGCTCGGCGGTCTTCTCTTTGAATCCTAGCCCACTCCTTTTGATCCATCCTCACAAGAACCCAATATCCGCGATCAGGGTGATACCATGAATCAAGAGTCTGCAGATTCACAAGACTTTGTTCCACCGATTGCAAAACCCGGCTCTCCACGGTCTCACGAGTGATACCATCAGCATTGGCACTGTTGGTAATGTCAAGAACTGAAACAACATCAACAGAGATGGATGCTGCCAGATCTGTTCGGGCACGGATGAGGGCGATTTCACGGTCCTTCCCTTCATTCTGTGTATCCGACCCCCCTATACCATAATAAAATCCGGCTTCTGAT of Oceanispirochaeta crateris contains these proteins:
- a CDS encoding flavin reductase family protein, giving the protein MARINWKPGNMIFPVPAVLVSCGNRENGYNLITVSWTGTICTNPPMCYISLRKERLSHEIISRDREFVINLSTEKMAKATDWCGVKSGRDFDKFKECGFTAVPAQKVVAPLVGESPVAIECRVSEIKELGSHDMFLAEVLSVSVDDQFLDGSNGAFDMGAAGLIASSHGKYCGLKEPLGHFGYSVKKPKKKSKKPSRKKKPQRS
- a CDS encoding CsgG/HfaB family protein is translated as MNRTTMRILFLGVFISASVLLWGNSEQVITIFHFENTAGHPEEQWMSRAFADGLGSRLVSPQITLVEREDLESVLKEQKLGLSGISDESTALELGKILNATQLIRGSYLVLDGRIRVSVKVIDTTSGEILFAVSRDSTIQEYFDLEASLAWALGGFYGVTPNGMGMSASQEALQFYYKGLLSLDGEEYDLASKSFQEALALDPSFQGPRDSLEESYRFLKDFRKARYQREINVLYKRLDNLMGQASQEPFQSWGDMISEKAMKGEDYQELTSRIQEHPELTWGSTRAEVLWHAQTVMMEIGDYAVEYFNHVQEADRMQDAVIAISMEAKNRMPDDPFLPELIYQELLVWYGRESWENVLILCESLMIGWPDYRMMWAIEDFYERALEKNQE
- a CDS encoding LPP20 family lipoprotein, whose product is MRCSLIFTTGFLLFLASCATPTQKQSLTEPQWLNAPPSEAGFYYGIGGSDTQNEGKDREIALIRARTDLAASISVDVVSVLDITNSANADGITRETVESRVLQSVEQSLVNLQTLDSWYHPDRGYWVLVRMDQKEWARIQREDRRASVPVPSGLDESSGLNVSFLSALNGKKLPLKLLPGGKKTPYEIKLDWEVSDYPQLEDGGGISFSKVTGTVSFMQYGVLIFTRVYGPVKDGGLNYEQARERAAQKVLHRFASDEEFSAAIDRELLRDE